In Flexistipes sp., the following proteins share a genomic window:
- a CDS encoding sigma-54-dependent transcriptional regulator: MIKITLIEDDKTLNKLIKRSLDSYYNITGFYDFTTAFNYIKSSHTDIIISDIKLPDGNGIDLLKRVKTFKSEIYFILITGFGTVEEAVNCIKAGAHDYVLKPVDPELLKAKIDLIEENISLKLFAREKYDFSFVYESAKMTEVVNLALKVAETDSNVLITGETGTGKEVLSKFIHLNSKRKNNPFLQVNCPNLQENLFESEIFGYKKGAFTGANADKKGLAKLADKGTLLLDEIGEMPSGFQAKLLRFLEEKQFIPVGASGYETSDVRIISATNKNLEEMVKKGEFRSDLYYRLNIITIEIPPLRERKEDIIPLTYFFMEKFKHLNNKIKDINQQAKDILLKYNFPGNIRELSNIIERAMILETAYEITPSSISLCSSGLTDNDIELDEVIKHHILNILDKTEGDKTKAAKLLKIDRSTLYRKLKEYGIN, encoded by the coding sequence ATGATAAAAATAACACTCATTGAGGATGATAAAACACTGAATAAATTAATAAAGAGAAGTTTAGACAGTTATTACAATATCACCGGTTTTTACGATTTTACAACCGCATTCAACTATATCAAATCATCACATACAGATATTATCATTTCAGATATAAAGCTTCCGGATGGTAACGGAATCGATCTTTTAAAAAGAGTGAAAACTTTTAAGTCAGAAATTTATTTCATACTGATAACAGGATTCGGTACTGTTGAAGAAGCTGTTAATTGTATAAAAGCTGGCGCACACGATTACGTATTAAAACCTGTCGATCCCGAACTGCTAAAGGCAAAAATTGATCTGATTGAAGAAAATATTAGCCTGAAACTGTTTGCCAGGGAAAAATATGATTTTAGTTTTGTATATGAATCGGCAAAAATGACCGAAGTAGTTAACCTTGCACTAAAAGTTGCCGAAACAGACTCCAATGTTTTAATAACTGGTGAAACCGGCACAGGAAAAGAGGTTTTAAGCAAATTTATTCACCTCAACAGCAAGAGAAAAAACAACCCCTTTTTGCAGGTGAACTGCCCAAATCTGCAGGAAAATCTTTTTGAATCAGAAATATTTGGATATAAGAAAGGTGCTTTTACCGGTGCCAATGCTGACAAAAAAGGTCTTGCAAAACTGGCTGATAAAGGCACATTGCTCCTCGACGAAATAGGGGAAATGCCGTCCGGTTTTCAGGCAAAACTTCTGCGGTTTCTGGAAGAGAAACAATTTATTCCAGTCGGAGCCTCAGGCTATGAAACATCAGATGTGAGAATAATATCGGCAACCAATAAAAATTTAGAGGAAATGGTAAAAAAAGGGGAGTTCAGGAGTGATCTGTATTATAGATTAAATATTATAACTATCGAAATCCCCCCGCTTCGTGAACGAAAAGAAGATATTATCCCTTTAACTTACTTTTTTATGGAAAAATTTAAACACTTAAACAATAAAATCAAGGATATCAATCAACAAGCTAAAGATATTCTTTTAAAATACAATTTCCCCGGCAATATAAGAGAGTTGTCAAATATTATAGAAAGAGCAATGATTCTGGAAACTGCCTATGAAATTACCCCTTCTTCAATCTCTTTATGCAGCAGTGGGCTTACTGATAATGATATTGAATTGGATGAAGTTATTAAACATCATATTTTAAATATTTTAGACAAAACTGAAGGAGATAAAACAAAAGCAGCTAAATTATTAAAAATAGACAGATCAACTCTCTATAGAAAACTCAAAGAATACGGTATAAATTAA
- a CDS encoding sensor histidine kinase, giving the protein MSKRLAIFISILVTFVLIFSTGVYFYQSKIIIKSELNNQGKLVTNYNYESIDNFLQEIERITHLIYNNKKIHNYLKNNNPTIKVQLENLFLKYCKNIELIQAIRVVDIKGNIKIFMRECENLSGSRNFKKINLQNKAFFQKVQKLQKSEIIFSNFERGKLPETTEFCPAMIRTMIPYFDNNKKTGYLVVNFWGNKIGEVLDYLKENKGYSFIAEVNVNNPDRDGIFLFHPNRYYEFANQFNTQYILDKIYSKKDVETIKNNKSGIIELKNKHNFLAFATVYPYNNTDQRWKVCTVLKGSYFFKNINALRRNFLAVMLLGIFLSILTAAYLSKKLLSPLNEINKAAREYSNGNLHYRIKGTFDNELKGIAETINNMAESLQKHISEIEDNHKKIEILNRLSSIGFLSAGISHELNTPLNSIIITCKILEKELPKENAADVKTIKKEAMRCVEIINSLKTLSPQSQHDFRKEKINLNEVVMTALKFLKANDYIIFSLDINEQASIYGDKRLLQLAISNILMNAVDAVYPEGEIDIYLSENKNKYKLEIIDNGKGMTHEEIENIFTPFYTTKSPKSGLGIGLSLVYKIIREHNAFIYVDSKKDMGTKFTLEFESYDKNNTH; this is encoded by the coding sequence ATGAGCAAACGATTGGCAATTTTTATATCTATTCTTGTTACATTTGTACTTATTTTTTCCACAGGAGTATATTTTTACCAGTCAAAAATTATTATTAAGAGTGAATTAAATAATCAGGGAAAATTAGTAACAAATTATAATTATGAATCCATTGATAATTTTTTGCAAGAAATAGAAAGAATCACCCATCTGATTTACAATAACAAAAAAATCCACAATTATTTAAAAAATAATAATCCCACGATTAAAGTTCAGTTAGAAAATCTTTTCCTTAAATATTGCAAAAATATCGAATTGATCCAAGCAATAAGGGTTGTGGACATAAAAGGTAATATAAAAATTTTCATGAGAGAATGTGAAAATTTATCCGGCAGCAGAAATTTCAAAAAAATCAATCTTCAAAACAAAGCTTTTTTTCAGAAAGTGCAAAAATTGCAGAAATCTGAAATTATTTTTTCCAATTTTGAAAGGGGAAAACTTCCGGAAACAACTGAATTCTGTCCGGCAATGATCCGTACAATGATACCATATTTCGATAATAACAAAAAAACAGGTTACTTGGTTGTAAATTTTTGGGGAAATAAAATTGGGGAAGTTTTGGATTATCTAAAAGAAAATAAAGGATATTCGTTTATTGCAGAGGTAAATGTAAACAACCCTGATAGAGACGGTATTTTCCTTTTCCATCCGAACAGATATTATGAATTTGCAAATCAGTTCAATACCCAATATATTTTAGATAAAATATATTCAAAGAAAGATGTTGAAACAATCAAAAATAACAAAAGTGGCATAATAGAATTAAAAAATAAACATAATTTCCTCGCTTTTGCCACAGTATACCCTTATAATAATACTGATCAGAGGTGGAAAGTATGCACTGTCCTAAAAGGAAGTTATTTTTTCAAAAATATAAATGCACTAAGACGAAATTTTTTGGCTGTTATGCTGCTTGGAATATTTCTCAGTATTTTGACAGCCGCATATTTAAGTAAAAAACTTTTGTCACCTTTAAATGAAATCAACAAAGCCGCAAGAGAATATTCAAACGGCAACCTGCATTATAGAATAAAAGGCACATTTGATAATGAACTGAAAGGTATTGCAGAAACAATAAATAATATGGCTGAATCTTTACAAAAACATATAAGTGAAATCGAAGACAATCATAAAAAAATTGAAATACTTAATAGGTTAAGTTCAATCGGGTTTCTTTCGGCAGGCATCTCCCATGAATTAAATACTCCTCTTAATTCTATTATAATCACCTGTAAAATTCTGGAAAAAGAGCTTCCAAAAGAAAATGCCGCTGACGTAAAAACTATAAAAAAAGAAGCAATGAGATGTGTGGAAATCATTAATTCGCTGAAAACACTTTCACCCCAAAGCCAGCATGATTTCCGGAAAGAGAAAATTAATTTGAATGAAGTAGTAATGACAGCATTGAAATTTTTAAAAGCAAATGATTACATAATCTTTAGCTTGGATATAAATGAACAGGCCAGTATATATGGAGATAAGCGTTTGTTACAATTAGCAATATCAAATATCCTGATGAATGCTGTAGATGCTGTTTATCCTGAAGGAGAAATAGATATTTACCTTAGCGAAAATAAAAATAAATATAAACTTGAAATTATCGATAATGGCAAAGGTATGACTCATGAAGAAATTGAAAATATTTTCACTCCTTTTTATACAACAAAATCACCTAAATCAGGGTTGGGGATCGGTTTATCTTTGGTTTATAAAATAATCAGGGAACACAATGCCTTCATTTATGTTGATTCTAAAAAAGACATGGGAACAAAATTTACACTGGAGTTTGAGAGCTATGATAAAAATAACACTCATTGA
- a CDS encoding MoaD/ThiS family protein produces MITVKAYAGLSDYLTNKTGKYTTVFDNKNRHVTVSDILEYYKIPKKEASIILINGKSCEPDSEVTDGDTLTLFSPVGGG; encoded by the coding sequence ATGATTACCGTTAAAGCCTATGCAGGTTTGTCAGATTATCTGACGAACAAAACCGGAAAGTATACTACGGTTTTTGATAATAAAAACCGGCATGTCACTGTGTCTGATATCCTTGAATATTATAAAATTCCCAAAAAAGAGGCATCTATAATCTTGATTAACGGTAAATCATGCGAACCGGATTCGGAAGTGACCGATGGAGACACGTTGACTTTATTTTCTCCAGTGGGAGGGGGGTAA
- a CDS encoding 4Fe-4S dicluster domain-containing protein: MQKLIRVEPSKCIGCKTCELSCSLKHFDEFAPSKSRIVNEIFMDEAAFVTVTCMQCDEPWCLKACPAGAISKNSDTGVVLVDENQCVGCRTCVSACPFGMIKYAESKMKADKCDLCGGDYPECVAFCPTGCLTFEEEDTPTRSKVKKFATSVKEGHMEV; the protein is encoded by the coding sequence ATGCAAAAACTAATAAGGGTGGAGCCGTCCAAATGTATCGGCTGCAAAACATGCGAACTTTCATGTTCCCTTAAGCATTTTGATGAGTTCGCACCGTCTAAATCAAGAATCGTAAATGAAATTTTTATGGATGAGGCTGCATTTGTTACCGTTACTTGCATGCAGTGCGATGAGCCATGGTGCTTAAAGGCCTGTCCGGCAGGGGCAATATCAAAAAACAGCGACACCGGGGTTGTTTTGGTTGATGAAAATCAGTGTGTGGGCTGCAGAACCTGTGTAAGCGCCTGCCCATTTGGTATGATAAAATATGCCGAAAGTAAAATGAAAGCTGATAAATGCGATTTATGCGGAGGGGATTATCCGGAATGTGTGGCTTTTTGCCCAACAGGATGTCTTACATTTGAAGAGGAAGATACTCCCACAAGATCCAAGGTTAAAAAATTTGCCACTTCAGTAAAAGAAGGGCACATGGAGGTGTGA
- a CDS encoding aldehyde ferredoxin oxidoreductase family protein, whose translation MTGGWAGKILRIDLSNEKYSVEDLNLEAAKKFIGGRGLAVKYFTDEVPADVDAYSDKNKVFLSVGPLTGTYGAANGRYMVVTKSPLSGTIASSNSGGYFPSELKYAGYDMIILEGKAKNPVYITIYNNNIEIRSAKKLWGKTTHETEDIIHKTFHQDAKIASIGPAGEKQVKFACIMNDKHRAAGRSGVGAVLGSKNVKAIAVRGTGGVKISDKDAYRKSAFEAYKLLKDSPVTSQGLPAYGTAVLVNVINETGLFPTNNFQRDTFAKAEDISGETMADTILKRNKACMGCIIGCGRVTAISDPRFSGEGEGPEYEPIWALGADCGISDLKAIARANYICNENGFDPITAGGTIACAMEMYEKGIISKDEIGRSLEFGDAEGMVEMMGKIANREGFGDKLAEGSYRLAEEYGKPDYSMSVKKLEFPAYDGRVAQGMAINYATSNRGACHVRGYMISPEILGVPEKMEPTSLDGKAEWTKAFQDVTALVDSSGICLFTTFAITPEEIKNFFNAATGLNYSADDLVEAGERVWNLERLYNLDAGIDPSQDTLPKRILEEPVPDGPHKGSVARLSETLPKYYEARGWKDGIPTSEKLAELGLR comes from the coding sequence ATGACAGGCGGTTGGGCAGGAAAAATATTAAGGATAGATTTATCCAATGAAAAGTACAGTGTTGAAGATTTGAATCTTGAGGCAGCTAAAAAGTTTATAGGCGGAAGAGGATTGGCCGTTAAATATTTTACGGACGAAGTACCTGCGGATGTGGATGCCTACAGCGATAAAAATAAAGTGTTTTTGTCAGTAGGTCCTCTGACAGGGACATACGGTGCTGCCAACGGACGGTATATGGTTGTAACGAAATCTCCGCTGTCAGGTACAATTGCATCTTCAAATTCAGGCGGATACTTTCCTTCGGAACTTAAGTATGCAGGATACGATATGATTATTTTGGAAGGAAAGGCGAAGAATCCCGTTTATATAACAATCTATAACAATAATATTGAAATCAGAAGTGCTAAAAAACTTTGGGGGAAAACCACCCACGAAACGGAAGATATTATTCATAAAACATTTCATCAGGATGCAAAAATAGCATCAATAGGTCCTGCCGGAGAAAAGCAGGTGAAGTTTGCATGTATTATGAACGATAAGCACAGGGCAGCAGGCAGAAGCGGTGTCGGTGCTGTTTTGGGCAGCAAAAATGTTAAGGCCATAGCTGTCAGAGGTACAGGCGGGGTGAAAATCTCCGACAAAGATGCTTACAGAAAATCAGCATTTGAGGCATATAAATTACTGAAAGATTCTCCCGTAACTTCTCAGGGACTTCCGGCCTACGGTACTGCAGTGCTGGTAAATGTTATTAACGAAACAGGGCTTTTCCCCACTAATAATTTCCAGAGAGACACATTCGCAAAAGCAGAAGATATTTCCGGTGAAACGATGGCGGATACCATTTTAAAAAGGAATAAAGCGTGTATGGGATGTATTATCGGCTGTGGAAGAGTGACGGCAATTTCAGATCCAAGATTCAGCGGCGAAGGTGAAGGACCTGAATATGAGCCTATCTGGGCGCTCGGAGCCGACTGCGGGATTAGTGATCTGAAAGCAATTGCCAGGGCTAATTATATATGCAACGAAAACGGATTCGATCCCATAACTGCCGGGGGTACTATAGCATGTGCAATGGAGATGTATGAAAAGGGAATAATCAGTAAAGATGAAATAGGAAGATCTCTGGAATTTGGCGACGCAGAAGGTATGGTGGAAATGATGGGAAAAATAGCCAACAGGGAAGGTTTCGGCGACAAACTGGCAGAAGGCTCTTACAGACTTGCTGAAGAATACGGCAAACCTGATTATTCCATGAGTGTGAAAAAACTTGAGTTTCCCGCTTATGACGGAAGAGTTGCCCAGGGAATGGCAATAAATTATGCCACAAGCAACAGAGGGGCCTGCCACGTCAGAGGCTATATGATTTCCCCTGAAATCCTCGGAGTGCCAGAAAAAATGGAACCCACCAGCCTTGATGGAAAAGCTGAATGGACAAAGGCTTTTCAGGATGTTACGGCGCTTGTGGATTCTTCCGGAATATGCCTTTTTACAACATTTGCCATAACCCCTGAAGAGATTAAAAACTTCTTCAATGCTGCCACGGGATTGAATTATTCTGCCGATGATCTTGTTGAAGCCGGTGAAAGGGTGTGGAATCTGGAAAGGTTGTATAATCTTGATGCCGGTATCGATCCTTCTCAGGATACCCTTCCTAAGCGGATTCTTGAAGAACCTGTTCCGGACGGACCTCATAAAGGGTCAGTGGCCAGGCTAAGTGAGACGCTTCCTAAATATTACGAAGCAAGGGGTTGGAAGGATGGAATCCCTACATCTGAGAAACTTGCAGAGCTCGGACTAAGGTAA
- a CDS encoding MoaD/ThiS family protein: protein MIKVKIYGILRVYTGAAGLDLKNGITAAEIKSRLFGDKLDHSYIKILLNGEHVDDKTVLADASVSLFYIGGGGYPGG, encoded by the coding sequence ATGATAAAGGTAAAAATATACGGAATTTTGAGGGTCTATACCGGAGCTGCCGGCCTCGATCTGAAAAACGGGATTACTGCGGCTGAGATAAAAAGCAGACTGTTTGGGGACAAGTTGGATCACAGTTACATAAAGATTCTTTTAAACGGAGAACATGTGGATGACAAAACCGTTTTGGCGGATGCGTCCGTTTCATTGTTTTATATCGGGGGAGGGGGATATCCCGGAGGTTAG
- a CDS encoding NAD(P)/FAD-dependent oxidoreductase: MYNYDFIIVGNSAAGLNAMRTLRHFDKSSSVAVIDKENEPAYSRVLTPYYVGDKIKRDALYIVDKQFYKKNGLDTFFGKELVSIVPEKNKIVLNDGTELNYGKLLLATGGEAKEIKYNNTRNVLKLRHFKDADRMNEMFENSSSVVGFGAGLVTIPLLSHLKEEVEKHLVISSDRIFSRVVDKDASGILEKKFESRGLTIHKKDDLTAIDEKSDKLDITLKSGSKLIADLVIIGKGVEPNIKLAKGASIDTNWGIMVDKHCRTSAENIFAAGDAAECDDFLGGGTVIQGNWLTAAEQGDVAAKNMLGHDVEYEGSLKNNTTEVFETEVAVVGYFGDDVKSEIFYDEKRGFFRKIFLDDSDTIIGATMIGETNDAGIYYGLVKRRAKLNNFNFKGFMNHAKILKNMDYC, encoded by the coding sequence ATGTATAATTATGATTTTATAATAGTGGGAAACAGTGCTGCAGGGCTAAATGCCATGCGTACACTGAGGCATTTCGATAAAAGTTCGTCTGTTGCTGTGATTGACAAGGAAAATGAGCCTGCTTATTCGAGAGTATTAACACCCTATTACGTGGGTGACAAAATAAAAAGAGATGCTCTGTATATCGTTGATAAGCAGTTTTATAAGAAAAACGGTTTAGATACGTTTTTCGGGAAAGAGCTGGTTAGTATTGTGCCGGAGAAAAATAAGATAGTTTTGAATGATGGCACAGAGCTGAATTATGGTAAACTTTTGCTGGCAACAGGCGGCGAAGCAAAAGAGATAAAATACAACAATACCAGAAATGTATTAAAATTGAGGCATTTTAAGGATGCCGACAGAATGAATGAAATGTTTGAAAACTCGTCATCAGTTGTTGGCTTTGGAGCCGGGTTGGTAACGATTCCCTTACTGTCACATCTAAAAGAGGAAGTTGAAAAACACCTTGTGATTTCCTCTGACAGAATTTTTTCAAGGGTAGTGGATAAAGATGCTTCCGGCATTCTTGAAAAAAAATTTGAATCCAGAGGGCTTACAATTCACAAAAAAGATGATTTGACAGCCATTGATGAAAAATCAGATAAGCTTGATATTACTTTAAAATCAGGCAGTAAACTGATTGCCGATCTCGTTATTATCGGTAAAGGTGTGGAGCCGAATATTAAGTTGGCAAAAGGTGCATCAATCGATACCAACTGGGGAATCATGGTTGATAAACATTGCCGTACAAGTGCGGAAAATATTTTCGCTGCCGGAGATGCGGCGGAATGTGATGATTTTTTGGGCGGAGGAACGGTTATTCAGGGAAACTGGCTGACAGCGGCGGAGCAGGGGGATGTGGCTGCAAAAAATATGCTCGGACATGATGTTGAATATGAAGGCAGTCTTAAGAATAACACTACAGAGGTTTTTGAAACAGAAGTGGCAGTTGTGGGTTATTTTGGAGATGATGTAAAAAGTGAAATTTTTTATGATGAAAAAAGAGGTTTCTTTAGAAAAATTTTTCTTGACGATTCTGATACAATTATAGGCGCTACAATGATAGGTGAAACCAACGATGCAGGGATTTATTACGGACTGGTAAAGCGCAGGGCTAAATTGAATAATTTCAATTTTAAAGGTTTTATGAATCATGCGAAAATTTTAAAAAATATGGATTATTGTTAA
- a CDS encoding Arm DNA-binding domain-containing protein has translation MGVYKRNNKLWISFTYMEIQCREPIGLDDTAANREEASLMCNQIKRQIRAGSFDYSKWFPESKNLVKFGYKKKEKEQTTIYENPTVEELADEWLENCKKRGKKRKTLISYSDYRNRTVKILGKKRIRDLKIRDLDHFIEKLLDAGYDPKTIKNTRLCLSQIYKLALKKEIVNKNLMSECEGVSIKNKKIYPFNDDEVDKILEHIEKNKPKFYAMFKVLLLTGMRVGEVLAMKWENYNRENGTYFVCESVSLGEIGPPKTQGSIRKVKLITSVVKALNYHYDNFRVEGSKFIFNTQYGTHYNKAENIKKNVWIPTLKKLGIEYRIMYQCRHTYASISIAEGDTPAFVARNLGHTSLKMVYDVYVKDIRDGNRSNLENRF, from the coding sequence ATGGGTGTTTACAAAAGAAATAATAAGTTGTGGATTAGTTTCACATACATGGAAATACAGTGTAGAGAACCTATCGGCTTAGACGATACTGCAGCAAACAGAGAAGAAGCTTCATTGATGTGCAATCAAATAAAAAGACAGATAAGAGCTGGTTCTTTTGATTATTCCAAATGGTTTCCAGAATCGAAAAATCTGGTAAAGTTTGGGTACAAGAAGAAAGAAAAAGAGCAAACTACTATTTATGAAAATCCAACGGTTGAGGAACTTGCAGATGAGTGGTTAGAAAACTGTAAAAAACGTGGAAAAAAAAGAAAGACCCTTATATCATACTCTGATTACCGAAACAGGACAGTAAAAATCCTCGGTAAAAAAAGAATAAGAGATCTTAAGATTAGAGACTTAGACCATTTCATAGAAAAACTGTTGGATGCAGGCTACGACCCAAAAACAATAAAAAATACCAGATTATGTCTAAGTCAGATTTACAAACTTGCACTTAAAAAGGAAATTGTAAACAAGAATTTAATGTCTGAATGTGAAGGAGTATCTATAAAAAATAAAAAAATATACCCTTTTAACGATGACGAAGTTGACAAGATACTGGAACACATCGAAAAAAATAAACCAAAATTTTATGCGATGTTTAAAGTGCTGTTATTGACTGGGATGAGAGTTGGGGAAGTCCTTGCTATGAAATGGGAAAATTACAACAGAGAAAATGGAACTTATTTTGTATGTGAAAGTGTATCCCTCGGAGAAATTGGACCGCCTAAAACGCAGGGTTCAATAAGAAAAGTTAAACTTATAACTTCTGTGGTCAAAGCATTAAATTATCATTACGACAACTTTCGAGTAGAAGGCTCAAAATTTATATTCAATACTCAATATGGAACCCATTACAACAAGGCCGAAAATATAAAGAAGAATGTATGGATACCAACACTTAAAAAACTTGGAATTGAATACAGGATAATGTACCAATGCAGGCATACATACGCATCAATAAGTATTGCGGAAGGTGATACTCCCGCTTTCGTAGCAAGAAATTTAGGGCACACTAGTTTAAAGATGGTTTATGATGTTTATGTTAAGGATATAAGAGATGGCAACAGGTCAAACTTGGAAAATCGCTTTTAA